The following are from one region of the Alicyclobacillus fastidiosus genome:
- a CDS encoding IclR family transcriptional regulator — MADNITTSTTVRSVERALDILLCFAKSPRELSLSEIAREVGLHKSTAHRLLLSLQTKGFVRKQPGSDKYILGWSVLELLGNVYLSDELTTLALPEMTNLRDVTGETVSLYIRSGIERIRVQAVESNEPIRNVVAIGKKYPLYIGASGKVLLAFADEALVEEVFLREQIPLDFAREDLLRQLDKIRIDGYAVSIQERDNGAAAIAAPVFGRNHECIAALSISGPVSRFTVDKMNQFVDALCTSAAWLAKRLSH, encoded by the coding sequence TTGGCGGACAATATCACCACATCGACGACAGTCCGCTCAGTTGAAAGAGCGCTAGACATCCTACTCTGTTTTGCAAAATCCCCGCGCGAATTGAGCCTGAGTGAAATTGCGCGCGAGGTTGGTCTGCACAAGAGTACGGCCCATCGCCTGCTGCTGTCGCTACAGACAAAGGGGTTTGTTCGCAAACAGCCGGGATCGGACAAATACATATTGGGCTGGAGTGTGCTCGAACTCCTCGGGAATGTGTACCTGTCAGACGAGTTGACGACGTTGGCCTTGCCTGAAATGACCAACTTGCGGGATGTCACTGGCGAAACCGTGAGCCTGTATATTCGGTCTGGTATCGAACGCATTCGCGTTCAGGCCGTCGAGAGCAACGAACCAATTCGCAACGTGGTCGCCATTGGCAAGAAATATCCGCTGTACATTGGCGCATCCGGAAAAGTCCTATTGGCATTTGCAGACGAAGCGCTTGTCGAAGAGGTTTTCTTGCGGGAACAAATCCCACTCGACTTCGCGCGTGAGGATTTGTTGCGCCAGTTGGACAAAATACGCATAGATGGTTATGCCGTTAGCATCCAGGAACGGGATAATGGCGCTGCTGCCATTGCCGCCCCTGTATTTGGCCGCAATCATGAATGTATCGCTGCATTATCCATTTCCGGACCTGTTTCTCGATTTACAGTCGACAAGATGAACCAATTTGTCGACGCCCTGTGTACATCGGCGGCCTGGCTCGCAAAGAGGCTCTCCCACTAA
- a CDS encoding isocitrate/isopropylmalate family dehydrogenase — protein MSKPTIVVMEGDQTGQELLEQALRVLSPDVTGYDVAFQRFDLSLENRRKTNNQVVYEAAAAMRESGLGLKAATITPETKGDVGSPNAILRKEINGTVIVRTGRRIPGIAPPVGVYSPISVVRMAVDDAYGAKEWREETEDGEYAFRTEKISRAVCKGVAKYAFQHAKRLNAKVFGGPKFTVSPIYEGMFKEELDAAAKQYSDVEYDPQLIDATYALLLVKAGEPLVIPALNRDGDCLSDLVLQMFGSIAGSESMLLALDDDFRPNVIMAEAPHGTAPSLFGKNIANPMAMILAGAALLGYQDDKHAQSVSRAIYESTLEAIMEGTRTSDLGGSSTTTEFTDEVIRRIRTKLEVWSTFGDGM, from the coding sequence ATGTCTAAACCAACCATCGTCGTGATGGAAGGCGACCAAACGGGTCAGGAGTTACTCGAGCAGGCCTTGCGCGTGCTCTCCCCAGACGTGACTGGCTATGACGTCGCGTTTCAACGTTTTGACCTGAGCCTGGAAAACCGGCGCAAGACGAACAACCAAGTGGTTTATGAAGCAGCAGCCGCGATGCGGGAAAGTGGCTTGGGCCTGAAAGCTGCCACGATCACGCCGGAGACCAAAGGCGACGTCGGCAGCCCGAACGCGATTTTGCGAAAAGAGATCAACGGCACTGTCATCGTGCGCACAGGCCGCCGCATCCCTGGTATCGCGCCCCCGGTTGGCGTCTACTCCCCAATCTCCGTCGTCCGCATGGCTGTAGATGACGCCTATGGAGCTAAGGAGTGGCGAGAAGAGACCGAGGACGGCGAATACGCATTCCGCACGGAGAAAATCTCTCGCGCCGTTTGTAAAGGCGTGGCCAAATACGCATTCCAACACGCAAAGCGCTTGAACGCAAAGGTGTTCGGGGGTCCAAAATTCACCGTAAGCCCGATTTACGAGGGTATGTTCAAGGAAGAATTGGACGCTGCAGCAAAGCAGTACTCAGACGTGGAGTACGATCCGCAACTCATCGATGCCACCTACGCCTTGTTGCTCGTCAAAGCGGGTGAGCCACTGGTGATCCCGGCTCTCAATCGCGACGGGGATTGTCTGTCTGACTTGGTGCTGCAGATGTTCGGCTCCATCGCCGGATCGGAATCGATGTTGTTGGCACTCGACGACGACTTCCGTCCGAATGTCATTATGGCAGAAGCCCCACACGGTACGGCGCCAAGTCTGTTCGGAAAGAACATCGCCAACCCGATGGCCATGATTTTGGCTGGCGCAGCACTGCTTGGCTATCAAGACGACAAGCACGCGCAATCCGTCTCACGCGCTATCTACGAAAGTACGCTAGAGGCGATCATGGAAGGTACTCGCACGTCCGATCTTGGTGGCAGTTCGACGACGACCGAATTCACCGATGAAGTTATCCGCCGCATTCGGACAAAACTCGAAGTTTGGAGCACATTCGGCGACGGAATGTAA
- a CDS encoding phosphotransferase: MTKRQKMPDWFEGIAAEFLKPPYFLQAQFEAKSNGSNTATAQATQDAPARSFEPRSGYGQREPSTDSLRHASGDGISNDDDTPATVRQSRPAVRQVRPPATRSGRTATASGTSYPVVPATVLERYPIDVNHREQLPDILRVVTDDEQRYAVKRTTISLPRVWFIHKMLRYAQKQGFTRYSKLLLTKKKSPGVVYDGNVYYATEWIDGQPANFASAEHVAQTAYALAQFHEATRGFTSEKFVPEDAFNLLELTQQRNRDLRQLLYRAEAKKDKDEFDQLFVSLKSALQDDAAESLQLLQQGECVAFLSHDKTNPGIGHLDVIPGNCLYAPDHNVHLIDFELSTFAPRVLDMGHLLRRSLQTNHWSGDIAYACFLHFDTVKSIPKVEYRLVEALLKFPYRAWRLAHTRYHFFKDPAQVDDLLAYADQEARRQSFLKSFTDQVRSLSTGDD, encoded by the coding sequence ATGACAAAACGACAAAAGATGCCAGACTGGTTTGAGGGGATAGCCGCAGAGTTCCTGAAGCCGCCCTATTTTCTACAGGCCCAATTCGAAGCGAAGTCGAACGGTAGTAACACAGCTACGGCGCAGGCCACCCAAGACGCTCCAGCGCGATCATTCGAGCCGCGCTCCGGCTATGGACAACGCGAGCCGTCTACGGATAGCCTTCGTCACGCGTCCGGCGACGGGATCTCGAACGACGATGACACGCCAGCAACCGTTCGCCAGAGCCGCCCAGCCGTCCGCCAAGTGCGACCACCGGCGACGCGCTCTGGACGCACTGCGACTGCCTCGGGCACCAGCTATCCGGTGGTGCCAGCGACTGTGCTCGAACGCTATCCAATCGATGTGAACCACCGGGAACAGCTTCCCGATATTCTGCGCGTCGTCACCGACGACGAACAGCGATATGCAGTCAAACGAACCACGATCTCGCTGCCCCGCGTTTGGTTTATCCATAAGATGTTGAGATACGCGCAAAAACAGGGATTCACCCGCTATAGCAAGCTGTTGCTGACCAAAAAAAAGTCGCCTGGAGTGGTATATGACGGAAACGTGTACTACGCCACGGAGTGGATTGATGGACAACCCGCGAATTTCGCTTCCGCCGAACATGTCGCGCAAACGGCCTATGCTCTTGCACAATTCCACGAAGCGACGCGAGGTTTTACATCGGAGAAATTCGTGCCAGAAGACGCATTTAATCTGTTGGAGTTGACGCAACAGCGCAATCGGGATCTGCGCCAGCTCCTGTACCGCGCCGAGGCGAAGAAAGACAAGGATGAATTCGATCAGCTCTTTGTATCGTTGAAATCAGCTTTGCAGGACGACGCGGCAGAGAGCCTTCAGTTGTTGCAACAAGGCGAGTGCGTGGCATTTTTAAGCCATGACAAAACGAACCCGGGCATCGGACACCTCGACGTCATTCCTGGGAACTGTCTGTACGCACCCGACCACAATGTGCACCTCATCGACTTTGAATTGTCGACCTTCGCACCGCGGGTTCTCGACATGGGTCACCTCTTGCGTCGGAGCCTGCAGACGAACCATTGGAGTGGAGATATCGCTTACGCGTGTTTTCTCCATTTCGACACGGTGAAGTCGATACCGAAGGTGGAGTATCGACTGGTTGAGGCTCTGTTGAAGTTCCCGTATCGCGCTTGGCGCTTAGCCCACACTCGCTACCACTTCTTCAAAGATCCTGCGCAAGTGGACGATCTGCTGGCATACGCAGACCAAGAGGCTCGTCGACAATCATTCTTAAAGTCATTCACGGACCAAGTCCGAAGTCTGTCGACAGGCGACGACTGA
- a CDS encoding methylated-DNA--[protein]-cysteine S-methyltransferase — translation MNAIERSIFKMAVAEACGRTIDTPFGPFSIIACEKGLMYASWGTLHPFEALLDKLKAGERTRAFADQAEAELHAYFYRGEVQFQVPLVYHGTPFQEAVWAGLRSIPYGQTWSYRELALQIGNPLAVRAVGQANRANRIAVVIPCHRVIGANGALVGYAGSETDLKASLLRHEQSVVACRQTSDLVRE, via the coding sequence ATGAACGCGATTGAACGAAGCATTTTCAAGATGGCTGTCGCTGAGGCGTGCGGACGAACTATTGATACCCCGTTCGGTCCATTCTCTATCATCGCTTGTGAAAAAGGTTTGATGTATGCCAGTTGGGGGACACTCCATCCGTTTGAGGCGCTTTTGGACAAGCTGAAAGCGGGGGAGCGCACGCGTGCGTTTGCCGACCAGGCAGAAGCGGAACTGCATGCGTACTTTTATCGCGGTGAGGTCCAGTTTCAAGTGCCACTCGTGTACCACGGAACCCCGTTTCAAGAAGCAGTCTGGGCTGGACTTCGCTCCATCCCGTACGGTCAGACTTGGTCCTACCGCGAATTGGCGCTTCAAATTGGCAACCCGCTCGCGGTTCGCGCAGTTGGGCAGGCCAACCGAGCGAACCGCATTGCGGTGGTGATTCCGTGTCACCGCGTCATTGGAGCGAACGGTGCGTTAGTGGGCTACGCGGGGAGTGAGACTGATCTAAAAGCCTCTTTGCTTCGTCACGAGCAGTCAGTCGTCGCCTGTCGACAGACTTCGGACTTGGTCCGTGAATGA
- the queG gene encoding tRNA epoxyqueuosine(34) reductase QueG: MSGEFDLLALQEMARAEGIDDIAVTDTSPFPELIPWLESYANRGRTGFEAEDIEARINPLLWMDTALSIIVIALPYLTEEGARTARSHPRGRTYGLTSHYTYGIDYHRVLADKLRALHRRMEEAVGRDIEMKLSVDTSPLVDRRIAERAGLGWIGKNAMFYSHKHGSYVFLGAMLVDLAIPPITAHPAKVGLPCGTCTRCLQACPTGAILAPGVIDATRCLSYVTQMKGVIPLEFRDKLGRRVWGCDVCQSTCPFNRDVEPSRVDAFGPSDELAYPDLVELLHMSNRQFMRKFGHTAMAWRGLRTLQRNALIALGNTGVRGAVPELVPFLTSERTELRASAAWALGKLGGPEALRALFTAFEVEGDDAVREELRNALEACNERD, translated from the coding sequence ATGAGTGGCGAGTTTGACTTACTGGCGCTACAAGAGATGGCGCGAGCCGAAGGCATCGATGATATCGCGGTGACAGATACCTCGCCGTTTCCGGAGTTGATCCCGTGGCTTGAATCGTACGCCAATCGCGGCCGCACGGGATTTGAGGCGGAGGACATCGAGGCGAGAATCAATCCGCTTTTGTGGATGGACACAGCGCTGTCGATCATCGTCATCGCCCTGCCCTACCTGACCGAGGAGGGTGCTCGTACCGCTCGTTCTCACCCACGTGGGCGCACCTACGGATTGACTTCCCATTACACCTATGGAATCGACTATCATCGCGTTTTGGCGGACAAGCTCCGGGCACTGCATCGTCGGATGGAGGAGGCAGTGGGCCGGGACATCGAGATGAAGCTCTCGGTGGACACCTCACCGCTCGTCGATCGGCGCATTGCCGAGCGTGCGGGCCTCGGCTGGATCGGCAAAAATGCGATGTTTTACAGCCACAAGCACGGCTCCTACGTGTTTCTGGGCGCCATGTTAGTCGATCTCGCCATTCCCCCCATCACCGCACATCCCGCGAAGGTCGGTCTCCCGTGTGGTACGTGCACGCGATGTTTGCAAGCATGTCCTACAGGAGCGATTCTCGCACCCGGCGTCATTGATGCGACTCGTTGTCTATCGTATGTTACACAGATGAAGGGCGTCATTCCCCTCGAATTTCGAGATAAGTTGGGCCGCCGGGTCTGGGGGTGTGATGTATGCCAGTCGACATGTCCGTTCAATCGAGATGTGGAGCCGTCGCGGGTCGATGCATTTGGGCCGAGTGACGAGTTAGCGTATCCTGATCTTGTCGAGCTTCTGCACATGTCGAATCGGCAGTTCATGCGCAAGTTCGGGCACACGGCGATGGCGTGGCGAGGGCTTCGCACCCTTCAACGCAATGCGTTGATCGCGCTCGGCAACACAGGGGTTCGCGGAGCAGTGCCGGAGTTGGTTCCGTTTTTGACGAGTGAGCGTACGGAGTTGCGGGCGAGTGCGGCGTGGGCACTTGGTAAACTAGGCGGCCCGGAGGCATTGCGCGCGCTCTTCACAGCGTTTGAGGTGGAAGGCGATGACGCCGTTCGAGAAGAATTGCGAAATGCACTGGAGGCCTGTAATGAACGCGATTGA
- the rnhA gene encoding ribonuclease HI → MSDAAKEVVVYTDGACSKNPGPGGWAAVLKYGEHIREVSGGEEHTTNQRMEIMAVIGALQALKQPCEVVVYSDSAYVVNCFQQKWYVNWQKNGWRNSKGDAVQNRDLWEALLAAMEPHQVQLKKVKGHAGVAWNERCDELARAAIPR, encoded by the coding sequence GTGAGTGACGCAGCGAAGGAAGTCGTGGTCTATACCGACGGAGCATGCTCAAAGAATCCCGGACCGGGTGGTTGGGCGGCCGTCTTGAAATACGGGGAGCACATCAGGGAAGTGTCTGGGGGCGAGGAGCACACGACGAATCAGCGCATGGAGATTATGGCCGTGATCGGCGCGCTACAGGCTCTGAAGCAGCCGTGCGAGGTGGTTGTGTACTCCGACTCTGCCTACGTGGTGAATTGCTTTCAACAAAAGTGGTATGTCAACTGGCAAAAGAACGGATGGCGGAACAGCAAGGGTGATGCTGTACAGAATCGCGATCTGTGGGAGGCGTTGCTGGCGGCGATGGAACCTCATCAGGTGCAATTGAAGAAGGTCAAGGGCCACGCGGGCGTCGCTTGGAATGAACGCTGTGACGAACTGGCGAGGGCAGCTATTCCCCGATGA
- a CDS encoding endospore germination permease: MKDQQETAKITANQLTAMLIIVVATNAFLTYPQYVSQSAYEAAWMEPIISGVMTLVLFFLVEWVLRKFYPQLDIVEVSKEIFGRVGAALIAIVFAAYFLCTTAVVVREFTENVISTVLPSTPILLVGAVFMAAVGYIAYAGLEGICRTAYIFLPVLLIGLVGVCVATMNWWHMSFLLPIWGTGVNHVLMGSCRYSAVFSNVLLLTIIYKHAHNPRQMRQIGTVSITVSTLLLTFLIVTYHMVFPAVESEQVSFALYRLARLIYLGPFFQRMESVFIFLWVTSATVKMAVTLWCSAYLLGKAFGWPTYRPAIPILSLLSWSIAMWADNWVQVVNVDGRYLMSWGWLIVFALPIAVLFIGTLARGLRGPHDGPGDRRRRRRRVRHA; the protein is encoded by the coding sequence GTGAAAGACCAGCAGGAGACAGCGAAAATTACGGCCAATCAGTTAACCGCGATGCTGATCATCGTGGTCGCGACCAATGCGTTTCTCACGTATCCGCAGTACGTCAGTCAATCTGCTTATGAGGCGGCGTGGATGGAGCCGATCATCTCCGGGGTGATGACGCTTGTCCTCTTTTTTCTGGTGGAGTGGGTATTGCGCAAGTTCTATCCCCAATTGGACATCGTCGAAGTCAGCAAGGAGATCTTCGGGCGGGTCGGTGCAGCGCTCATCGCCATCGTGTTTGCAGCTTACTTCCTTTGCACCACAGCGGTGGTGGTTCGCGAATTCACCGAGAACGTCATCAGCACTGTGTTGCCCTCCACACCGATTTTGCTGGTCGGGGCGGTGTTTATGGCGGCCGTCGGCTACATTGCGTACGCGGGGCTCGAGGGGATCTGCCGCACGGCGTATATCTTCCTGCCCGTCCTCCTGATTGGGCTCGTCGGCGTGTGCGTGGCCACGATGAATTGGTGGCATATGTCGTTTCTGTTGCCGATTTGGGGGACGGGGGTCAATCACGTTTTGATGGGATCCTGTCGCTACAGCGCAGTTTTCTCCAACGTGTTGTTGCTGACCATTATCTACAAGCACGCACACAATCCGAGGCAGATGCGCCAAATCGGCACCGTCAGCATCACGGTGTCGACGTTGTTGCTCACGTTTCTCATCGTCACGTATCACATGGTGTTTCCAGCGGTGGAGTCGGAACAGGTGTCGTTCGCGCTGTACCGATTGGCACGCCTGATTTACCTCGGACCCTTCTTTCAGCGAATGGAGAGCGTCTTCATCTTTCTCTGGGTCACCTCTGCCACCGTCAAAATGGCCGTGACACTGTGGTGCTCGGCGTACCTCTTAGGCAAGGCGTTTGGCTGGCCCACCTACCGCCCAGCGATCCCGATCCTGTCGCTGTTGTCTTGGTCCATTGCTATGTGGGCCGACAATTGGGTGCAAGTGGTGAACGTGGACGGGAGGTACTTGATGAGCTGGGGATGGTTGATCGTGTTCGCCTTGCCGATCGCGGTGTTGTTCATCGGTACCTTGGCTCGTGGTCTACGGGGCCCGCACGACGGCCCTGGTGACAGGCGAAGACGAAGGAGGAGGGTTCGCCATGCTTAG
- a CDS encoding spore germination protein: protein MQSRFTSLLKRLVTVDDTVLDQQFTLIDDESDTSYEADGNKHTPEVIDFDTDENKTETRRPVSMREFIRKGTDEYNEAVRKSHVGQDDALPVSIDEMKQRLERFFHLPQNKDVVVREFSVGVHTNQPWRGLAVFIDGMADKTVINRDILERLMLFTEFIHDEPRRNMEYIAENLLTSNQTVTLEKWSQVVQTVLSGSTAVLLDGCNGALSVETKGWEHRSVGTPQTESVVRGAHDSFTESFRANTGLVRARFRSEHLVTEMFSVGNLATTDVAVMYVHGMTNPKLVREVRRRIEAVDVDYISSAGMLEQFIEDQPSRLIPQVLSTERPDRVAASLAEGYVAIFVGNNPYVLIAPVVLYSMVHTSEDANLRFQAGTFIRCLRWVALFVALLLPSLYVAVTNYHPEMLPTDLMLAIAGSREQVPFPVIVEILLMEFAIELIREAGIRIPSVIGPTIGIVGALIIGQAAVQAGIVSPLLVIVVATTALAGFAIPNYELSMAIRITRFIFLLAGAVLGFYGIAILGCVYVVRLSMQKSFGVPILAPIAPSKGSSKDVLLRGPVYTMNRRPVFLNPLRSWRQQPITRPWSSDTGRRKGSGENGSDKS, encoded by the coding sequence GTGCAGAGCAGATTCACTTCCTTGTTAAAGCGCTTGGTCACAGTGGACGACACCGTCCTGGACCAGCAATTCACGCTCATCGACGACGAGTCGGACACGAGTTATGAGGCCGACGGCAATAAGCATACCCCCGAAGTCATCGATTTTGATACGGATGAGAACAAGACAGAGACAAGGCGCCCCGTGTCCATGCGGGAATTTATCCGCAAAGGGACAGACGAATATAACGAGGCTGTGCGAAAATCGCACGTTGGTCAGGATGATGCTTTGCCCGTTTCCATCGACGAGATGAAGCAACGACTCGAACGGTTCTTCCACCTGCCGCAGAACAAGGACGTCGTCGTCCGCGAGTTCAGCGTCGGTGTACACACTAATCAGCCGTGGCGGGGCCTTGCGGTATTCATCGACGGGATGGCGGACAAAACCGTCATCAATCGGGACATTCTCGAGCGCTTGATGCTGTTCACCGAATTCATCCACGACGAACCGCGCCGGAACATGGAGTACATAGCGGAGAACCTGCTTACGAGCAACCAGACGGTGACGCTGGAAAAGTGGTCGCAGGTGGTCCAGACTGTGTTGTCGGGATCGACCGCCGTGTTGCTTGACGGCTGCAACGGAGCTTTATCGGTCGAGACCAAAGGCTGGGAACACCGTTCTGTTGGAACACCGCAGACGGAGTCAGTGGTGCGAGGGGCTCACGACTCGTTCACGGAGAGCTTCCGGGCGAACACGGGGTTGGTGCGCGCCCGATTTCGTTCCGAGCACCTGGTGACCGAGATGTTCAGCGTCGGCAACCTTGCCACCACCGACGTGGCAGTCATGTACGTGCACGGTATGACGAATCCGAAACTCGTGCGCGAGGTGCGTCGGCGGATCGAGGCCGTTGATGTGGATTACATCTCGAGCGCGGGAATGTTAGAACAGTTCATCGAGGATCAGCCGAGTAGGCTTATCCCACAGGTGCTGTCGACAGAGCGGCCGGATCGGGTTGCTGCATCGTTGGCAGAAGGGTACGTCGCGATTTTCGTCGGCAATAACCCGTATGTCCTGATCGCACCCGTTGTCCTCTATTCGATGGTTCACACTTCGGAGGATGCTAACCTGCGCTTTCAGGCCGGGACCTTCATCCGCTGTCTTCGCTGGGTGGCCTTGTTTGTGGCGTTGCTGTTACCGTCATTGTACGTCGCTGTGACGAACTATCACCCAGAGATGCTGCCGACCGACTTGATGCTCGCCATCGCGGGAAGTCGCGAACAGGTTCCGTTCCCCGTCATCGTGGAAATTCTACTGATGGAGTTCGCGATCGAATTGATCCGCGAGGCGGGTATCCGAATTCCTTCTGTCATCGGCCCCACGATCGGCATTGTTGGGGCACTTATCATCGGACAAGCGGCAGTTCAGGCGGGCATCGTCAGCCCATTGTTGGTGATCGTCGTGGCGACCACGGCGTTGGCGGGATTCGCCATACCGAATTACGAACTGAGCATGGCGATTCGCATCACTCGCTTTATCTTCCTCTTGGCGGGTGCTGTATTAGGCTTCTATGGCATCGCCATTCTCGGCTGCGTCTACGTGGTGCGCCTGTCGATGCAGAAGTCGTTTGGCGTACCCATTCTCGCGCCGATCGCGCCGAGCAAAGGAAGCTCCAAAGACGTGTTGTTGCGCGGACCGGTGTATACGATGAACCGCCGCCCCGTGTTCTTGAACCCTCTTCGCAGTTGGAGACAACAACCGATTACCCGGCCATGGAGTTCGGACACGGGCAGGCGCAAGGGTTCCGGTGAGAATGGGAGTGACAAATCGTGA
- a CDS encoding DUF2140 family protein — MWWKRGFIILLSLNILVFVGGLIVLDTFPSQSSSSVKNMQSTQDDSKTAAVQVVIGQDAINSYLAYELTQEADVQKIMSYAHIQFASTWNCDLGVKLLDKVVPFHLVFVPDVENGNLNLQVKSASMGDVPVPDSLLFLVLKHLQWPNWINLDANQHTIQLNFTERPQQPFGVRILNYSSATQQLTLQVMMSPSAIAQGTTAS; from the coding sequence ATGTGGTGGAAGCGCGGCTTTATCATTTTGTTGTCTTTGAACATCCTCGTCTTCGTCGGAGGACTTATTGTGTTGGACACCTTTCCATCGCAGAGTTCCTCATCGGTGAAAAATATGCAGTCCACGCAGGACGACAGTAAAACCGCGGCGGTACAGGTGGTCATCGGTCAGGATGCCATCAACAGCTACCTGGCCTATGAGCTCACGCAGGAGGCGGATGTGCAAAAAATTATGAGCTATGCGCACATTCAGTTCGCGTCCACCTGGAATTGCGATCTCGGCGTGAAATTGCTCGATAAGGTCGTCCCATTTCACCTGGTATTCGTACCGGACGTCGAGAATGGCAACCTGAATCTACAGGTGAAAAGTGCGTCGATGGGTGACGTGCCTGTTCCCGACAGCCTTTTATTCCTGGTCTTAAAACACCTTCAATGGCCGAATTGGATCAACCTCGATGCGAATCAGCACACCATCCAACTCAATTTCACCGAGCGGCCGCAGCAGCCGTTTGGCGTCCGAATCCTAAACTATTCGTCCGCCACTCAACAGCTTACTCTGCAGGTCATGATGTCCCCGTCAGCAATCGCACAGGGGACAACGGCGAGCTGA
- the nth gene encoding endonuclease III produces the protein MALLSKKETAEVMDKLSERYPDAKCALNHSNPFELLIATMLSAQCTDVRVNIVTERLFQKYRGPEDFAAATAEEVQEDIREVGLFRSKAQNIVATCRILMEQYGGEVPADRDKLVKLPGVGRKTANVVLSNAFGIPALAVDTHVLRVSNRIGLAKSESPDDTERQICRRVPKTLWSQAHHWLIHHGRQICAARKPKCDACPLQEHCQYFRKTTGRDGRAVKTS, from the coding sequence GTGGCCCTGTTATCGAAAAAGGAAACGGCAGAGGTGATGGATAAGCTTTCTGAACGCTATCCTGATGCCAAGTGCGCTCTGAATCACTCGAATCCGTTTGAGTTGCTGATCGCGACCATGCTGTCTGCGCAGTGTACGGACGTGCGCGTCAATATCGTCACAGAGCGCTTGTTTCAAAAGTATCGCGGGCCGGAAGATTTTGCCGCAGCGACGGCGGAGGAAGTCCAGGAAGACATCCGCGAGGTCGGCCTGTTTCGGTCAAAGGCTCAGAACATAGTGGCTACCTGCCGGATACTCATGGAACAATACGGTGGAGAGGTCCCTGCAGATCGGGACAAGCTCGTCAAATTGCCGGGTGTGGGGCGGAAGACGGCGAACGTCGTTTTGTCCAACGCATTTGGCATACCTGCGTTGGCGGTGGATACACATGTGTTAAGGGTGTCCAACCGGATCGGGCTCGCCAAGAGCGAGTCGCCGGATGACACGGAGCGCCAAATTTGCCGACGTGTCCCCAAAACCCTGTGGTCCCAAGCGCATCACTGGCTGATCCACCACGGGCGGCAGATTTGCGCCGCGCGAAAGCCCAAGTGCGACGCGTGCCCGCTTCAGGAACATTGTCAGTACTTCCGCAAAACGACTGGACGCGACGGTCGGGCCGTCAAGACGTCCTGA